In the Sedimentisphaera cyanobacteriorum genome, ATCTTCCATACATCATGACTGCCCCTTTCTATCTTAACGCCCATTGCCTCAAAGGCCTTCAGTGCGCTTAGAGTATCACTGCTGAGAAGAGGGCTGCGAATCAGGCTTTCCCCCTTGGCAAAGCCTGCAATAGCGGCAGCTCGTATCGTATGAGATTTAGACCCGGGAATCTTGACACTGCCGGAAAGACGTGAACCTGAGGCTTTAATTATCATAATCAGCACCTATATTTTCGAACATTTTTAGAGAATAATACATAATACAGCTGGCAAAACAACCCATAGAAACCAGCATCTTCAAATTTCATATTTAAAAGATTATTTCAAAATCAGCAAAAAATCAGTATATTACGCCGGCTGAAAAATTAAATTAGAAAAGGAGACAAACCTTGGCGGAACTTTTATCAGGTAATGCAGCGATTGCCAGAGGTGCATACGAGGCCGGAGCAGTGTTAGCGGCAGGCTACCCGGGCACTCCATCCACCGAAATTCTGGAGAATGCTGTAAAGTACAAAGACGACATTTACCTCGAATGGGCTCCGAATGAGAAAGTGGCTCTTGAGGTAGGGGCGGCCGCTGCGATGGGCGGTACGAGAAGCATTGTTACGATGAAGCATGTTGGGCTGAATGTGGCGGCGGATCCACTGATGACGCTAGCTTATATAGGCGTTGAAGGCGGACTGGTGATCTGCGTGGCAGACGACCCGGGCATGCACTCCTCCCAAAATGAACAGGACACGCGAAACTACGCAAAATTTGCAAGGCTTCCTATCTTCGAACCGACAAGCAGTCAGGAAGCTAAAGACTTCGTTGCTATGGCTATGGAGGTTTCTGAGAAACACAAAACCCCCGTACTGCTGAGAAGCACAACGAGGGTGAGCCATTCACGCAGCCTCGTGGAGCTGGGCGAAAGACAGGAGCATAAGAGCAAAGGCTTCCAGAAAGACGTTCAGAGGTTTGTTACCGTGCCTGCATTCTCAAGGCAGATGCGGCTGAAAGTGGAAAAACGCACCGCAGAGCTAAAGGCTGAGGCAGAAAGCAGCCCTGCAAATAAAATAGAAATGGGCGATAAAAGCCTCGGTATTATAGCGTGCGGAATCACTTATCAATATGTTAAGGAAGTTTGGCCGGAGGCCTCAGTTCTCAAGCTTGGCTTCTCTCAGCCATGGCCGGATGATTTGATAGGCAAATTCGCCGGCGATGTTGATAAGCTTCTTGTCGTTGAAGAGCTCGATCCTCTGCTCGAAGAGCATATCAAAGCGATGGGCATTGAATGCCACGGGCGTGATGCAGTAAGCGGAATCGGGGAGCTCAGCGTAAGCACACTACGTGAATCAAGGGCAAAGCTTGAAGGCCGCCCTGCTGAAAAACCTGCGTACGAGAATAACGCTGACAAGCTGCCTGGCAGGCCGCCGGTGCTTTGCGCAGGCTGCCCGCACAGAGGGGTTTTCTATGCGCTCACAAAGCACGATGTGGTAGTGGCAGGGGATATCGGCTGCTATTCGCTCGGTGCGTTCAAGCCTCTCGAACGGCTTGACATTATACTCTGCATGGGCGGAGGCGTTTCTATGGCGCACGGACTCGACAAGGCCGGCGAAAAAAAGAAGGTTGTGGGGATCGTAGGAGATTCCACCTTCTTCCACTCCGGCATAACAGGCCTTCTGGATATTGCGTACAACAAGGGCAAATCCACGATTATCGTTGTTGACAACCGCACCACCGCAATGACAGGCCACCAGGACCACCCGGGCACAGGACGAACGCTTATGGGCGAGCCCACTGTAGAGGCGTCAATCGAAGATATAGGCAGGGCCTGCGGTATCAAACGAATCAGAACGCTGAATCCGTATGATCAGCAGGCAACACAGAAGGCTCTGGATGAAGAGATAAACGCCGACGAGGCGAGCCTCGTAATCTCGAAAGCCCCATGCATTCTTCACGACAGAAGCGGCGTTAAGCCGGCGCTGGAGATAGACAGCGAGCTTTGCAAGAACTGCCGGATGTGTCTGAAGCTGGGCTGCCCGGCGATCGAGGCTTCAGAAGGCGAGAAACCCTCAATCAGCTCAATTCTCTGCACCGGCTGCGGTCTGTGCAGGCAGATATGTAAATTCGGAGCAATCAGCGGAGGCGAAAATGAGTGATACAACAAGCGTAGTGCTTGCAGGCGTAGGCGGGCAGGGGATTCTGCTCGCAAGCGAAATCACTGCTCAGGCAGCGAGGATTTCCGGTTTCGATGTAAAAACAAACGAAGTGCACGGTATGGCTCAGCGAGGCGGGTCTGTGATAGCGCAGATTCGCTATGGCACGAAGGTACACAGCCCGCTTGTGGCAAAGGGCGAGGCTAAGGTGCTCGGGGGACTGGAGAGAATCGCAGCGATTAGATACGCAGACTACCTCTCCAAAGGCGGGCTCGTAGCGGTGAACAGCCAGATGATGGTTCCGGTTACTGTATCGATGGGCATGGGCGAATATCCGGCAGATGCGGAAAAAATGCTCAGAGATAAATTCGAGAACCTTATCTATATAGACGCCTCAGAAGAGGCAAAAAAGCTCGGGAACGTGAAAGCAGCAAACGTTGTGCTGCTGGGGGCTCTTTCAAAAGGGCTCGATAAGCTCAGCGAAGAGGCTTGGCTTGAGGCGGTGAAGATCAGCGTGAAGCCGAAATTTATAGATCTCAACATCAAGGCCTTCAAAACCGGAAGAGAAATTTAACCGAAAGCGATAAATCAGCGAAACCCAAAGCCCCGGCAGAACCACCTGCGGGGCTTTTATTTTTCCCTCTACCGGAAAACAGTAAGCTTGAAAACACTAATCTTGCTTTTGTAGATATCTGCTCTTATCCAACTGAGCTTCGATAAAATTGATTATCTCCTTCCATGCCTCTTGATCTATATTCCTGCTTTCTTTCTGCGAACTGCTTATCTTCTTCAGTAAATGTAAAGTATTTTCAAGCTGTTTAATTTGAGCCTCTCGGTCTTGAGCAGATTCTGTTTCAATTGCAGATAATCGCATTATTTCAGAAACTTCTTCAAGAGAGATATTCATAGATAACATTTCCAAATCTTCAAGACTTGAAGATTGTGCATAACAAGGCCTCCAAAGCCAGTCTTGAAGAAGAACTGAAAGATCGTCTGAGTTAACCCCGATTTCTCACTTAGCGTTCAAAATCGTGAAAAATCAAAATTTTTTCTTTGATTCTGCGTTGTAATCGGCGTTTAAAAGTCTCTTTAGTCTCTGGTACAGACCTGCCCTATTGCAAGTGATTTTTCATCAGCAATAATATTGTTATGTACTTGAAGAAGCACAAGCGAAAGAAGAATGGTAAGATCAATTCCTATTACAGCATAGCGGAGAAGCGTAAGGTTTCTCGCGGGCGTTATGTTGAGAAGATGGTGCTGTATCTTGGTGAAATCTCTGATTCTCAGAAGAAGTCTTGGCAGAGATCCATTGAGATAATCAACGAGGACAACAAGCCTGTCCGCAAGTCATTATTCGCTTTTGATCAGGACAATCACACACATCACGACATAGATACGATTCCGGTAAAGCTCTCAAAGATGAAGCTTAACAACCCCAGAACATTCGGGGACTGCTGGCTCGGCTGCGAGATATGGGATATGCTGGGATTAGACACCTTCTGGTCGGAGAGGATAGACACTGCCAAATCGCCGGTTGACTATTCCAAAGTTGTAAAATTGCTGACAGTAAACCGTCTTATCAAGCCCGGAGCGGAGTTTTATGTCCACCGGCACTGGTTCACTCAGACCGCAATGGATGTATTGCTGGGCTGTGAATTTGATGTTGCCGAAAAAAACCGGCTTTACCGTTGTCTGGACAGGATATTGCCGTATAAAGAAGAGCTTTGTTCTTATTTGAAAGACACATGGCAGATGATGTTCAATCTGGAATATGACATTCTGCTTTACGATATAACCAGTACTTATTTTGAGGGATTATGCAAAAGCAATCCCAAGGCAAAATTCGGCCACAGCAAAGACCGCAGAGGCGATTGCAGGCAGATTCTTATCGCTTTGGTAGTTACCCCTGAGGGATTTCCGATCAATTATGAGATACTCGCCGGCAACACCTCAGAGAGAACAACGCTTAAACCCTTGTTAAACAAGATAGAGTCGAAATACGGCAAGGCAGGCAGGTTATGGCTGATGGACAGAGGTATTCCAACAGAAGCTGTGCTGGAGTATATGCGTGATAACGGGATTGATTATCTTGTCGGAACGCCCCGTAAGCTGCTGGATGAATTCCAAGAAGAGCTTTCTGTGAAAAGCTGGTTTGATGTAAATGGAATCGTTCGCATAAAGCATATAGCCAAAGATGACGAATGCTATATTCTTGCTCGAAGCAAAGAGAGAATGGCTAAAGAACGGGCTATGCGTAAAAGAAAGCTCCGTAATTACTTAGAAGGACTGGAGAAGTTAAAGAAATGCCGCAGCCGAGATGTTTTTATGCAAAGGCTCGGCAAACTCAAACATCAGGCGGGCAGCTGCCGTAAGTGTGTAACTCTTACGATTCCCCGAAATAAGGAAAGGATTGAGAAGGGCGAGTTTGATTATAAGTTTGAAGCGAGCAAATATAAAGAAATGATATACCGCGACGGCACATACTTTTTGCGTACAAACCAGTCTGGCAAGGATGGTGCAGCCCTGTGGAAGGAATATATGCTTCAGTGCAACGTTGAGCAGGCATTCAGGGAGCTCAAGAGCGATCTGGGAATTCGTCCTGTCTATCACCATAAGCAAGACAGGGTTGAGGCTCACGTGTTTGTAGCGTTTATGAGCTATTGTTTGCAAGTAACACTGAGGCATAAGCTCAGGGCAAGCGCCTGCGGGATGACTGCTCAGGCGGCATTAGCAGCAATGTCTCGGATCCAGATGCTGGATGTTTCATTTGAAACGCAAGACAGCAGAACTCTGCTTATGCAGAGATATACCGAACCGGAAGACGAACACAAGCTGCTGCTGCAGAAATTGAAGATAGAACTGCCGCCGCAAAAACCTCCGAAAATATACAGCGGGAAACTGAAAAAATAACACATCTTTGGCGACAGACCAACCCCTCTGACGGGGGTAAAAACGCACTTTTTACCCCCTAAGTGAGAAATCGGGGTTAAGTAATTATTCTTAATGCCAATGAACTGGAAAGGCCTAAAAGCCATAGATAAAATGACAAATAAAAAAACCGCAATTAATGGTGTAAAATAAATGACACCAAAAATTGCGGCTGTTATTACTTTAAGTATCAGCTTAAGGCTATGGGTATTTTCTCTCTTCTGCCCTCGTATCAACTTCCATTCGGTGTTTGAGAATTTGATTGCGTTCCCATTTTTTGCCTTCTCGCCACTTCGGCTCTTTAAGCTGTTTTTCCCAATTTTCATACTCTTGGAGGAGTTCTTTCACCTTATCAGGATGTTTTTTGGCAAGATTAGCGGTCTCAGATTCATCCTCAGCGAGATTGAAAAGCAGCAGGGGATTATCACCTGCCTTTATGAGCTTCCAGTCGCCTTTTCGAACTGCACCAGCAACCGCCCTTCTCCAGAAAAGGATATTATGAGGTCTGCTTTTGTTTTTGCCCTGCAAATACGGAAGCAGATTAACGCCGTCCAGAGGCTTGCCAGAATTCATCTGCTTCTTATCCGCGCCTGCAGCAGCGAGGGAAGTAGGCATTATATCAAGCGTGCTTACCGGGTAGTTATAGTCTTTGCCGGCAGGGATCTCGCCCGGCCATTTAACTATAAACGGCACTCTTATACCGCCCTCCCACTTCGAGCCTTTCATTCCGCGCAGCTTTCCGTTGCGGGAGCCGTTGTTGGTTGCGCCGCCGTTATCGTTTACGAAAAACAGCAGGGTGTTATCGTCAAGGCCGAGCTTATTGAGCTTATCCTGAAGCCTTCCGACGTTGGTATCGAGAGATTCTGTCATGGCGTTGTGGATTCTTCTGCGTCTGGGGTCTATTTTTCGGTACTTGTCTATGAGGTGGTCCGGGGCCTCCATAGGCGTGTGAACTGCATTGTAACAGAGGTAAATGAAAAACGGCCGGTCTTTATTATTCTCTATGAATTTCATCGAAGCATCGGTGAGGTCTGTAGTCATATAGCGGATTTTATCCTCATCAATCTTTTCATCGCAGGTTCTCAGGGCGTGGGTTTCGTCCACGTCTTTGTTAGTAAAGTAGTGCCGTGCGCCGGAAAGAAAGCCGTAGAATTCGTCAAAGCCTCTTTTGCACGGGTGAAACTGCTCCTGATAGCCGAGGTGCCATTTGCCTGCAGCGAAGGTTTTGTAGCCTTGGGTCTGCATTCGAGCGCCGATTGTTTTCTCTGAAGGGTCGAGCCCCATATCATCCATCGAATAGCCTTCAACAGGGGAATTCGGCCCGTTGCATTCATGCCCGAATCTCTGCTGATACCTTCCTGTTATGAGCCCAGCGCGGGAAGGCCCGCATACAGATGCGGTAACGTACCCTTGGCGGCAGGTTGTTCCTTGGCGGGAGAGGGCGTCGAGATTGGGGGTTGGGGTATCCTCGCAGCCGGTAAAGCCGAAATCTGCATATCCTGCATCGTCGGAGAGAACGACAATTACATTCGGTTTTCTTTCAGAAGCCGCTGCGAAACCTGCCGGTGCAAAGGCAGCGAGCCCCATCATTTTAAGAGCCTGTCTTCTTGAGAGCATACATAAGCCTTTCAACATAATATTCTTTTAAGGTTTTATGTTTTAAAATGGCAGTATTTTTCAGAAATTGCAAAGAAAAATCGCCAGTAAGCACCAAATGGCTACAGAAACTGTAAACGGGATATCTTTGAGCACAATATCAACAGGCCCTTCGTATTTGCCGCGCATTGATACAAGGGCAAATCTGAATGTTCCGTACACAATTAAGGGAAAGGTGTAAACCAGCCTTTCAGAGCCTATTCTCGCAATCGTTTCAGGGCTGGTGGACCAAGCGAGAAACGCCATAAGAGCGAGCGAGGCGCTGAGAGTGATCAGATGGGTGAGAAGGTTTGGGGTGTAATGCTGCATCGTGCTTCGGTGGCTGTTTCTCTTTTCGCTGTCCTCAATGGCCACCATCTCGCTGTAGCGTTTGCAGAAGCCCATAAACAGACAGAGGGTGAACATACATACAAAAAGCCACGGACTAATAGCCACGCTGATAGCCTCTGCGCCTGCACTTGCGCGAAGTACGAAACCCAGCGCTATGATAATTACATCCAGCAGAACAAAGCTCTTGAGCTTTGCGCTGTATAGAAGCTGCATAAAGAAATAACATGCTGAGAAGACCAGAAATGCAGTTCCAAGCAGAAAGCTTAAACCTAACCCCAAAACAGCGAGCAGCCCGCCGGTAAGCAGGCCTGCTTTTTGGGAAATCTGACCGCTTGCTATAGGCCTGAAACGCTTTCTGGGGTGATGGCGGTCTTCTTCGGCATCGAAGCAGTCGTTTATCGCATAAACAGCAGAAGAAAGCAAACAGAAAATAACGAATCCCTCTGCGGCAGATAAAATCGCTCCTGCATCGAAAATCCGTCCTGCAAATATGATCGGCAGGACAACTGCACCGTTTTTCACCCAGTGAGCAGGTCTTAGCAGACGGATTAGTGCAGGGAGCTTCATTAAACTTACTTACCCCTAATACCTTTTTCTGCAGCGTCCTGATTCATTTTGCGGATTTTCTCCCGCAGATCTTCCAGCTGCTTATCACTAGCTCCAGGCGGGAGACTGCCCATCTCAGTTAGAGGGTCTTCAGCTTCCGGGACAAACTGCTGAGTGTTCTGCTGTGGCTTTGTCTGAGAAGTTTCGGGCAGAGCCTTCGACGAAGAAGAAGCCTGTTTTTCAGCGGGGATCTCGGATTTAAGGATATTCTTGATTGAAGATTTGTGTTCCTTTATTTCGAGCTCTGAAACTGAGCCGTTATTATCAAGATATATCGAATCATCGTTGATCTTGCGAATCCTCAAATGGCCAACTTTCTGCCCCTGATAAACCCATTTCTTCCCCTCACCCGGGAGGTCCACAAAGGCCATTGAAAGCTCTGGTCGGTCTTGATTAACACAAGTTCCCTCAAGCGTAAAACGCACCTTAATCGGCGAGGGCGGCTTAGGCTCCTGCTGTTTTTTTGGCTGAGGGTCAGGACTCGTGTTTTTTGTTCTGGGCTGTATATTTGAGCGGCTCGCAGTTCTTTTTGGATCAGGCTTTTCAGGCTCTTTTGTGTACTGCCTTGCCGCCTTAACCAGAGCAGACTCGGAGTTTTGGTCTGAATTGGAAGAATCGGCTTTTGCCTTGAAGTCTTCAGCCACAGAGGCATTTGCAAGAAATTCCTGCACTTTCTCGCTCTCAGGAGCGGGCTTTTTGATAAGCATAACCGCCATAACCGCTGAGCCTATCAAAACGAGAAAAGAAAATATTTGAAATAATCTTAACATAATTTTTTCCCGGCTATATTACCAGTTTCAATTTTCTCTATATATTACAATGATATTAGACAGTGAAGTCAATATTTTGTTTCGGATAAAATAAAGGTCTGAAACAGCCTTCTATTTCTTCTTTTCTATCTTCGGCATTGATTCAAATTCCTTTATCTTGTCGCGCAGCTTGGCGGCCTTTTCGAAATTGAGCTCTTCTGCCGCTTTCATCATTTCCTTCTCAAGCATAGCGACCATCTCGGTCTTATCATACTCTTTTTCGTCCATAGAAACAGCCTGTCTTGCCGTTTTTCTCGCTTTCAGTGAGTCCGAGAGGGCTGTTCTGATGGATTTCCTGATCGTTTCAGGTGTGATATTATGCTTTTTGTTATACTCCATCTGAATCTTGCGTCTTCTCTCGGTTTCATCCATAGCACGTTTCATAGATGGTGTAACCTTATCACCATAGAGGATAACCCTTGAATCCACGTTTCTTGCTGCTCTGCCGATTGTCTGGATAAGGGAAGTTTCGCTTCTAAGGAAACCCTCCTTGTCCGCATCCATAATTGCCACCATTGCCACCTCCGGAAGGTCGAGCCCTTCTCGAAGCAGGTTGATCCCTATGAGCACATCAAACTCGCCTTTCCTCAGGTCTCTGAGGATATCCACACGTTCTATAGCATCGATTTCACTGTGCAGATAGCGGCATTTGATTTTCTCCTTCTGGAAGAAGTCTGTAAGGTCTTCAGCGAGTCTTTTTGTAAGAACTGTAACCAGAACCCTCTGCCCAGCTTCAACTCTTTCATAAATCTCAGATTTCACATCGCTTACCTGACTGCTCGCAGGACGCACCTCAACTTTCGGGTCGAGAAGGCCTGTCGGGCGGATAATCTGCTCAACGATTTCCCCGCCGGTAAGGCCGAGCTCATAATCGCCGGGGGTTGCGGAAACGTAAACCGTTCTGCCCGGACGCTGCTCGAATTCATCAAAACGCAGGGGCCTGTTGTCCATTGCGCTTGGCAGACGGAAGCCGTGGTCAACGAGCACCTGCTTTCTGTTTCTATCTCCTGCATACATCGCTCTAACCTGCGGGAGGGTAACGTGGGATTCATCAATAAACATAATGAAATCCTTCGGGAAATAATCGAGCAGGGTGTAGGGCTTAGCCCCCGGGCGCAAGCCGGCAAGATGCCTTGCATAGTTCTCGATTCCGCTGCAGAAACCAACCTCGGCTATCATCTCCATATCGTATTTTGTGCGAGCCTCGAGCCTCTGGGCTTCAAGGAGCTTTCCCTGCTCTCTAAACTCTGCGAGCCTTTGGTCGAGCTCCTGCTGTATAGATTCAAGAGCAGTTTGAACCCTGTCCTGAGCCATAATGTAGTGCGCAGCGGGGTAGATGAAAACCTGCTGCTCTTCTGCGAGAGCCTCGCCGGATACGGGATTTATATACTTTATGCTCTCAATCTCATCGCCGAAGAATTCCACTCGGACAGCGTAAGACTCGTAAGAAGGCCAAACCTCCACCACATCGCCCCGAACCCTGTATGTCCCTCGAGTGAAATCTATATCATTTCGTTCATAGAGGACATCTGCAAAGCGTCCGAGAAGATCGTCGCGTTCGATAATATCGCCTTTCACCACAGGCACAACGTTCTTTTTGTACTCCTCCGGCGAGCCTAAGCCGTAGATGCATGAAACGCTGGATACCACAATCACATCGTCTCGGGTGAGAAGGCTTGTTGTTGCTGCAAGGCGGAGACGGTCGAGATCGTCGTTTCTGCTTGCATCCTTCTCTATGTATATATCCCGCTGAGGTATATAGGCCTCAGGCTGGTAATAATCGTAGTAGCTGACGAAATACTCAACCGCATTTTCCGGAAACAGCTCCTTCATTTCCTCATAAAGCTGTGCTGCAAGAGTTTTGTTGTGCGAGATAATAAGCGCAGGCTTCCTCACCGTTTCAATCACATTTGCCATTGTGAAGGTTTTGCCCGTACCCGTAGCGCCGAGGAGAACCTGATGGCGGCTGCCTGAGCTTATCCCTTCCACAAGCTTTCGGATTGCCTCGGGCTGGTCGCCTGAAGGGTTGTATTGACTTTTTAAGTTGAAGTTGTCCATATTATCTCTGCATGCTCACGAATCAGCTATTTCACAGTGTATGTAAAGCGAAGGGTAGCCTTCCAGTCGTCCTCTGCGTCATTAGAACGCAGGTCGAGAGTGTCAATTTCGAGTCCGGGCCATGTTTCGAGAAACTCATTGAGAAATGAAGTTAGGCTCATCATATCAACGGTTTTTATTATCATAGTTGCCCCCTGAGTCTGCCGGCTGCTGCGTTTTATAACTGCCTCAGTTCGAATATCGTAATCTGAAGGGCCTATTCCATGAGCCCTTGCAAGCTTATCGACAACCGTTGTGTACCGGAATTTGCCGACCTCTTTGCGTGCCTCTGAAAATTTCAGCCGGGCAGGATCAAGCTCGTATATCTTTTCACAGTTTGCCAGCACCTTTTTCCCTGTTTTAATGCTGCTGTTAAGGGACATTTCATTTTTGGGCACTAAGAAAAACTGCGCCGCAGCATACCACACAGCAGCCGCTGCGAGGATACCGAAAGAAATAAAATGTATTTTAATTTTCTTATTTTCCATACCGCCCCATCACTTTCTTGTATTCAGGCTGACAGTAAAGCTGTCTTCAGAGCCAACCTGCTTCAATGATTCCTGCGAACGCTCAAGGTTTTCATGACTGTCAATTTTTTTCAGGAAATTCTGCGTATCTCTTCTTGATGAAGTGCTTCCGTCGAGGCGGAGAGCCCTGCTTGTAATGCTTACAGAATCGAGCTTCACAGATTTCTTGTTGGGCATTGAATTGAGAATCTCAAGGGCAAACTGAAGCCTCGTAGGCACAGACTCCACATCTGCCGTCTCGCCGGCCTTTATGCGTTTGAGCCGGTTTATCTCGCTTTCCATGCTCAGCTCGGCCTTGCCCAGATTGTCCATATCCCTGCCTTTCATGGCAACTGAATACTCCTCAGCGACCTTCTCATAAATCTGATCCTGCCATTGAGACAGGTGATTTGCGTGAAGAGTGGCTTTCCAAGCGAAAACAGCAACAATCACCGCCGCTGCAAGATACAATGCGCTGAGCGATGTTCTGATAATCCTTTTCCTGCCCTGATAAGTCATAAAATCGATTCTCAAATCGCTCTGGGCATCATCTTTAGACATCATAGATGCACCTAAGAGAACATACTCAAAACCGCTTCGATGCTCCTCTGGAGCCTCAATCTTTTCGGCCTCTACTCCCGAAATAGACTGAATGGAATAAGGGTTGATATTGCTGCCTGCTATGTATATCTTCTCCACAGGCTCTGCGGGGCTGCAGGCAGCGATTGTGGCCATAATCCTTCTTGCGATATCCGAATCGGAGCGTGATGAGCCCGTTTTGAAAGAACGTATGTATTCAATGCCTCTTGAAGGGCTTATAATACCGATATACCCGTAACTCTCGCTTCTCC is a window encoding:
- the iorA gene encoding indolepyruvate ferredoxin oxidoreductase subunit alpha, translating into MAELLSGNAAIARGAYEAGAVLAAGYPGTPSTEILENAVKYKDDIYLEWAPNEKVALEVGAAAAMGGTRSIVTMKHVGLNVAADPLMTLAYIGVEGGLVICVADDPGMHSSQNEQDTRNYAKFARLPIFEPTSSQEAKDFVAMAMEVSEKHKTPVLLRSTTRVSHSRSLVELGERQEHKSKGFQKDVQRFVTVPAFSRQMRLKVEKRTAELKAEAESSPANKIEMGDKSLGIIACGITYQYVKEVWPEASVLKLGFSQPWPDDLIGKFAGDVDKLLVVEELDPLLEEHIKAMGIECHGRDAVSGIGELSVSTLRESRAKLEGRPAEKPAYENNADKLPGRPPVLCAGCPHRGVFYALTKHDVVVAGDIGCYSLGAFKPLERLDIILCMGGGVSMAHGLDKAGEKKKVVGIVGDSTFFHSGITGLLDIAYNKGKSTIIVVDNRTTAMTGHQDHPGTGRTLMGEPTVEASIEDIGRACGIKRIRTLNPYDQQATQKALDEEINADEASLVISKAPCILHDRSGVKPALEIDSELCKNCRMCLKLGCPAIEASEGEKPSISSILCTGCGLCRQICKFGAISGGENE
- a CDS encoding indolepyruvate oxidoreductase subunit beta, which encodes MSDTTSVVLAGVGGQGILLASEITAQAARISGFDVKTNEVHGMAQRGGSVIAQIRYGTKVHSPLVAKGEAKVLGGLERIAAIRYADYLSKGGLVAVNSQMMVPVTVSMGMGEYPADAEKMLRDKFENLIYIDASEEAKKLGNVKAANVVLLGALSKGLDKLSEEAWLEAVKISVKPKFIDLNIKAFKTGREI
- a CDS encoding IS1634 family transposase; the protein is MYLKKHKRKKNGKINSYYSIAEKRKVSRGRYVEKMVLYLGEISDSQKKSWQRSIEIINEDNKPVRKSLFAFDQDNHTHHDIDTIPVKLSKMKLNNPRTFGDCWLGCEIWDMLGLDTFWSERIDTAKSPVDYSKVVKLLTVNRLIKPGAEFYVHRHWFTQTAMDVLLGCEFDVAEKNRLYRCLDRILPYKEELCSYLKDTWQMMFNLEYDILLYDITSTYFEGLCKSNPKAKFGHSKDRRGDCRQILIALVVTPEGFPINYEILAGNTSERTTLKPLLNKIESKYGKAGRLWLMDRGIPTEAVLEYMRDNGIDYLVGTPRKLLDEFQEELSVKSWFDVNGIVRIKHIAKDDECYILARSKERMAKERAMRKRKLRNYLEGLEKLKKCRSRDVFMQRLGKLKHQAGSCRKCVTLTIPRNKERIEKGEFDYKFEASKYKEMIYRDGTYFLRTNQSGKDGAALWKEYMLQCNVEQAFRELKSDLGIRPVYHHKQDRVEAHVFVAFMSYCLQVTLRHKLRASACGMTAQAALAAMSRIQMLDVSFETQDSRTLLMQRYTEPEDEHKLLLQKLKIELPPQKPPKIYSGKLKK
- a CDS encoding sulfatase-like hydrolase/transferase, producing the protein MLSRRQALKMMGLAAFAPAGFAAASERKPNVIVVLSDDAGYADFGFTGCEDTPTPNLDALSRQGTTCRQGYVTASVCGPSRAGLITGRYQQRFGHECNGPNSPVEGYSMDDMGLDPSEKTIGARMQTQGYKTFAAGKWHLGYQEQFHPCKRGFDEFYGFLSGARHYFTNKDVDETHALRTCDEKIDEDKIRYMTTDLTDASMKFIENNKDRPFFIYLCYNAVHTPMEAPDHLIDKYRKIDPRRRRIHNAMTESLDTNVGRLQDKLNKLGLDDNTLLFFVNDNGGATNNGSRNGKLRGMKGSKWEGGIRVPFIVKWPGEIPAGKDYNYPVSTLDIMPTSLAAAGADKKQMNSGKPLDGVNLLPYLQGKNKSRPHNILFWRRAVAGAVRKGDWKLIKAGDNPLLLFNLAEDESETANLAKKHPDKVKELLQEYENWEKQLKEPKWREGKKWERNQILKHRMEVDTRAEERKYP
- a CDS encoding decaprenyl-phosphate phosphoribosyltransferase, yielding MKLPALIRLLRPAHWVKNGAVVLPIIFAGRIFDAGAILSAAEGFVIFCLLSSAVYAINDCFDAEEDRHHPRKRFRPIASGQISQKAGLLTGGLLAVLGLGLSFLLGTAFLVFSACYFFMQLLYSAKLKSFVLLDVIIIALGFVLRASAGAEAISVAISPWLFVCMFTLCLFMGFCKRYSEMVAIEDSEKRNSHRSTMQHYTPNLLTHLITLSASLALMAFLAWSTSPETIARIGSERLVYTFPLIVYGTFRFALVSMRGKYEGPVDIVLKDIPFTVSVAIWCLLAIFLCNF
- the uvrB gene encoding excinuclease ABC subunit UvrB yields the protein MDNFNLKSQYNPSGDQPEAIRKLVEGISSGSRHQVLLGATGTGKTFTMANVIETVRKPALIISHNKTLAAQLYEEMKELFPENAVEYFVSYYDYYQPEAYIPQRDIYIEKDASRNDDLDRLRLAATTSLLTRDDVIVVSSVSCIYGLGSPEEYKKNVVPVVKGDIIERDDLLGRFADVLYERNDIDFTRGTYRVRGDVVEVWPSYESYAVRVEFFGDEIESIKYINPVSGEALAEEQQVFIYPAAHYIMAQDRVQTALESIQQELDQRLAEFREQGKLLEAQRLEARTKYDMEMIAEVGFCSGIENYARHLAGLRPGAKPYTLLDYFPKDFIMFIDESHVTLPQVRAMYAGDRNRKQVLVDHGFRLPSAMDNRPLRFDEFEQRPGRTVYVSATPGDYELGLTGGEIVEQIIRPTGLLDPKVEVRPASSQVSDVKSEIYERVEAGQRVLVTVLTKRLAEDLTDFFQKEKIKCRYLHSEIDAIERVDILRDLRKGEFDVLIGINLLREGLDLPEVAMVAIMDADKEGFLRSETSLIQTIGRAARNVDSRVILYGDKVTPSMKRAMDETERRRKIQMEYNKKHNITPETIRKSIRTALSDSLKARKTARQAVSMDEKEYDKTEMVAMLEKEMMKAAEELNFEKAAKLRDKIKEFESMPKIEKKK